In Cytobacillus sp. IB215665, a single window of DNA contains:
- the trpS gene encoding tryptophan--tRNA ligase: MTKLVSGIRPTGNIHLGNYYGAMKGLIELQNMYDAHYFIADLHSLTTHRQGERLRENVINAARDYLSAGLDPTKCTLYAQSSIAKHICELHTYFSMVMPMGELMRCPTFKEKAKRHPSNVNYGLVGYPVLMTADIMIHKGEVVPVGEDQLVHLEIARTIVRKFNNLYGEVFVEPQSIIDNAVRIPSLSGKGKMSKSDSDDSYISMTDHPQSIQSKVKKAYTDPNRIYRTDPGNPTKEGCNVFYLHSYFTEKPIVEDIQQQCKKAEIGCLECKNMLSQSIINIVAPIQEQRVQYSDDDVIDILKMGQKKAEKSAEMVITEVRKAMGFIMY; the protein is encoded by the coding sequence ATGACTAAATTAGTGTCGGGAATAAGACCAACGGGAAATATCCATTTAGGGAATTATTATGGTGCAATGAAAGGGTTAATCGAACTGCAAAATATGTATGATGCCCATTATTTTATAGCTGATCTTCACTCATTAACAACTCATCGTCAAGGTGAAAGATTAAGAGAGAATGTCATAAATGCTGCTCGCGATTACTTATCGGCTGGACTTGATCCAACAAAGTGTACGTTGTATGCACAGTCTTCAATTGCTAAACATATTTGTGAATTGCACACATACTTTAGCATGGTTATGCCAATGGGAGAATTAATGCGCTGCCCCACATTTAAAGAAAAAGCAAAACGGCATCCCAGTAACGTTAATTATGGTTTAGTTGGTTATCCAGTGCTCATGACGGCAGATATAATGATTCACAAAGGTGAGGTAGTGCCAGTTGGAGAAGATCAGCTTGTCCATTTAGAAATTGCTAGAACGATCGTCCGCAAGTTCAATAATTTATATGGTGAGGTTTTTGTTGAGCCACAGTCTATTATTGACAATGCTGTAAGAATTCCATCCTTATCTGGGAAAGGAAAGATGAGTAAATCAGATTCAGATGATTCATATATTAGTATGACAGATCATCCACAAAGCATTCAAAGCAAGGTCAAGAAAGCATATACAGATCCTAATAGAATATACCGTACAGATCCAGGTAATCCAACTAAGGAAGGGTGTAATGTATTTTATTTACATTCATATTTTACAGAAAAACCAATAGTAGAGGACATTCAACAACAGTGTAAAAAAGCTGAAATCGGTTGTCTCGAGTGTAAAAACATGCTCTCTCAATCTATTATTAATATTGTGGCTCCCATTCAAGAACAAAGAGTACAATACTCAGATGATGATGTAATAGATATTTTAAAGATGGGGCAGAAGAAGGCAGAAAAATCGGCTGAAATGGTCATAACTGAAGTTCGTAAAGCAATGGGGTTTATCATGTATTAG
- a CDS encoding helix-turn-helix transcriptional regulator, with protein sequence MNKIGRKIAQFRKSKRITQMELADKLGVSFQAISNWECGKTMPDISKLPELAQIFDVTIDEILNNGDGTQLIKNIIDDNTSEYLEQNDVSVEEFSNVAPLIQTDKADEVFHTIKDNLSNKELSSIAPFVSQDVIDDCAKKEFEINGIKGLTAIAPFINQDVINDFAKKEFDVNGIKGLAVIAPFINQDVINDFAKKEFEVNGIKNLTTIAPFITQNVIDDCAKKEFEVNGIKGLAAIAPFITQDVIVDYAKKEFEVNGIKGLTAIASFITQDIINNCAKKEFEINGIKALTPIAPYLSSDTLSDIAKYSYNENGISSLTSICPFIDKELINELALDAVSSKGISEILPIIAFVDQGLINDYVKKGMEL encoded by the coding sequence ATGAACAAGATTGGTAGAAAAATTGCACAATTTAGAAAGTCAAAAAGAATAACACAGATGGAGTTAGCAGATAAACTGGGAGTTAGCTTTCAAGCAATTAGTAATTGGGAATGTGGTAAAACGATGCCTGATATTTCTAAACTCCCTGAACTTGCTCAAATATTTGATGTGACAATTGATGAGATCCTTAACAACGGAGACGGAACACAATTAATAAAAAATATAATAGATGATAATACATCTGAATATTTAGAACAAAATGATGTTTCTGTAGAAGAATTTTCAAATGTCGCACCCTTAATTCAAACAGATAAAGCTGATGAGGTTTTTCATACCATTAAAGATAACCTTTCAAATAAAGAATTATCATCTATTGCTCCTTTTGTTAGTCAAGACGTTATTGATGATTGTGCTAAAAAAGAGTTTGAAATCAATGGTATTAAAGGTCTTACGGCAATTGCGCCTTTTATTAATCAAGATGTTATTAATGATTTTGCAAAAAAAGAGTTTGACGTCAATGGTATTAAAGGTCTTGCAGTTATTGCTCCTTTTATTAACCAAGACGTTATTAATGATTTTGCAAAAAAAGAGTTTGAGGTCAATGGTATTAAGAATCTTACAACTATTGCCCCTTTTATTACTCAAAATGTTATTGATGATTGTGCAAAAAAAGAATTTGAGGTCAATGGTATTAAAGGTCTTGCAGCTATTGCCCCTTTTATTACTCAAGATGTAATTGTTGATTATGCAAAAAAAGAGTTTGAGGTCAATGGTATTAAAGGTCTTACAGCTATTGCTTCTTTTATTACTCAAGACATTATTAATAATTGTGCAAAAAAAGAGTTTGAGATCAATGGTATTAAAGCTTTAACACCAATCGCACCTTATTTAAGTAGTGATACGTTAAGTGACATCGCAAAATACAGCTATAATGAAAATGGCATAAGCTCATTAACTTCTATATGCCCTTTTATTGACAAAGAGTTGATCAATGAACTCGCTTTAGATGCTGTTTCAAGTAAAGGAATTTCAGAGATATTACCGATTATTGCCTTTGTTGATCAAGGTTTAATTAATGATTATGTTAAAAAAGGCATGGAGCTATAA
- a CDS encoding metal-dependent hydrolase, producing the protein MQYHTHLAFSGMIGLSMMEWAQVPDPTSYFIGLAIGALLPDIDHPKSKISNKVPILPSIISTFFTHRTFFHSLLFVGILTFSYGLLPTSLVTGIIFGTASHILGDMLTPAGVKLFYPFGRYIRLPLTFKTGGSIEQICFFTFIFISYKLIS; encoded by the coding sequence ATGCAATATCATACTCATCTAGCATTTTCAGGAATGATAGGATTATCAATGATGGAATGGGCTCAAGTTCCTGACCCAACATCATATTTTATAGGGCTAGCCATAGGCGCTCTCCTACCAGACATCGACCATCCAAAAAGCAAAATAAGTAACAAAGTTCCGATCTTACCATCAATTATTTCAACGTTTTTTACTCATAGAACATTTTTTCATAGTCTACTTTTTGTAGGAATATTAACTTTTTCATATGGCTTATTACCTACTTCCCTCGTGACAGGAATCATATTCGGAACTGCTTCACATATCTTAGGTGATATGCTTACACCAGCTGGGGTAAAGCTTTTTTATCCATTTGGACGTTATATTCGTTTACCATTAACTTTTAAAACAGGAGGCAGCATCGAGCAAATTTGTTTCTTTACGTTTATTTTCATATCGTACAAGCTTATATCCTAA
- a CDS encoding phosphotransferase has protein sequence MTNPWDAEQVVSPKLAKDLIETQFPDLYPVTVSLMGKGFDNTVYLVNEEYVFRFPRRTMSVDLLNTENSLLPILSSVLPQAISHPIFFGKSVTGKYPWPFTGYYRVEGTPPNTLSKLERMNSAIILATFLRSLHDFPEEKARLLGVPFDELKRLDIRKRKPVVEKYIDQIKTLQLYDQVSSLMSYIEQVDHIDVEQKSTLVHGDIHIRNILVNENNTVSGFIDWGDVHIGHPAVDLSIVYSFLPPEGRSVFFSHYGKVDEETLLLAKFKAVFTTIILLMYGYDHNDMKLIEASKQSLDLIFCEENT, from the coding sequence ATGACCAATCCGTGGGATGCTGAACAAGTAGTGTCACCTAAGCTTGCAAAGGATTTAATTGAAACACAGTTTCCGGATCTATATCCTGTTACGGTTTCATTAATGGGGAAAGGTTTTGATAATACTGTTTATCTCGTTAATGAAGAGTATGTCTTTCGATTTCCACGAAGGACGATGTCAGTTGATTTATTAAATACAGAAAATAGCTTACTTCCTATTTTGTCGTCAGTTCTTCCACAAGCGATATCACATCCTATTTTCTTTGGGAAAAGTGTTACTGGAAAGTATCCGTGGCCTTTTACTGGGTATTATCGTGTTGAAGGTACACCGCCAAATACATTGTCAAAGCTTGAAAGAATGAACTCTGCAATTATACTAGCAACTTTTCTCCGCTCTCTCCATGACTTTCCTGAAGAAAAAGCTAGATTGTTAGGTGTACCGTTTGATGAATTAAAACGATTAGATATTAGGAAAAGAAAACCAGTTGTAGAAAAATATATAGATCAAATAAAAACGCTACAATTATATGATCAAGTCTCATCATTAATGTCATACATAGAGCAAGTTGATCATATTGATGTAGAGCAAAAAAGCACACTTGTACATGGTGATATTCATATTCGTAATATACTAGTAAATGAGAACAACACAGTTTCAGGATTCATTGATTGGGGTGACGTTCATATCGGACACCCTGCTGTTGATTTAAGTATTGTATATAGCTTTTTACCTCCTGAAGGCAGGAGCGTATTTTTTAGCCATTATGGAAAAGTTGATGAAGAAACTTTATTGTTAGCAAAATTTAAAGCTGTATTTACGACAATCATACTTCTTATGTACGGTTATGATCATAATGATATGAAGTTAATTGAGGCAAGTAAACAAAGTCTTGATCTAATTTTTTGTGAAGAAAATACTTGA